The Glycine soja cultivar W05 chromosome 3, ASM419377v2, whole genome shotgun sequence genome window below encodes:
- the LOC114405728 gene encoding WUSCHEL-related homeobox 11-like, translating into MEDQGQQQQQQHQVEAKSPRQGTERSEAVRSRWTPKPEQILILESIFNSGMVNPPKDETVRIRKLLEKFGAVGDANVFYWFQNRRSRSRRRQRQMMQQQATATATATVTTFDHPQPQTQTLVNVGGAIPHDHHTLGNLVVATESSATSTMGFGCSSQSSYGFLGSSSSSSSCGGGVIGGQQQGMDGFFSSVSSHQMGFPDHHHTSPASSALYPPLDPNLTYQAGYGGPNISGFITVFINGIATELPKGPIDLKTVFGEDVMLVHSSGVPIPTNEFGFLMHNLQHGDSYFLVSKPT; encoded by the exons ATGGAAGATCAGggtcagcagcagcagcagcagcatcaAGTGGAGGCAAAGAGTCCAAGGCAAGGCACCGAGAGGAGTGAAGCGGTTCGGTCAAGGTGGACTCCAAAGCCAGAACAAATCCTCATACTCGAGTCCATCTTCAACAGTGGCATGGTTAACCCTCCAAAGGACGAAACCGTCAGAATAAGGAAGCTTCTCGAGAAATTCGGCGCCGTCGGCGACGCCAACGTCTTCTACTGGTTCCAGAACCGCCGCTCCAGATCCCGCCGCCGCCAGCGCCAGATGATGCAACAGCAGGCTACTGCCACCGCCACCGCCACCGTCACCACCTTTGATCACCCTCAGCCTCAGACTCAGACTCTTGTTAATGTTGGTGGTGCAATTCCACATGATCACCACACCTTGGGAAACCTTGTTGTTGCAACTGAAAGTAGTGCTACTTCAACCATGGGTTTTGGTTGTTCTTCTCAATCTTCTTATGGTTTTCTtggttcctcttcttcttcttcttcttgtggtGGTGGTGTAATTGGTGGCCAACAACAAGGCATGGATGGTTTCTTCTCATCGGTTTCTTCTCATCAAATGGGTTTCCCTGATCACCACCACACTTCACCTGCTTCATCAGCTTTGTACCCTCCTCTTGATCCAAATTTGACCTACCAGGCTG GATATGGGGGCCCTAATATTTCAGGATTCATTACAGTGTTTATCAATGGAATTGCAACTGAACTTCCAAAGGGGCCAATAGACCTCAAAACCGTGTTTGGAGAAGATGTAATGTTAGTTCATTCCTCTGGAGTTCCAATTCCCACCAATGAATTTGGGTTCTTGATGCATAACCTTCAACATGGCGATAGCTACTTTCTG GTATCAAAGCCAACATAA